Genomic segment of Eupeodes corollae chromosome 2, idEupCoro1.1, whole genome shotgun sequence:
CAATGGCttacttatgccaagcctgctcaattttaggtaaagaccctctaactatACGGTGTCAGATgcctttttcaaaatcaaccaaaacagcacctgtgcattgttcttttgatttattccattgatcagaaacgagtttagacgcagcatgaattgtgtcatgaccttgaacccgaactgttcaTCCGGAGTTATTGTGCTATCCGCAGCCCATTTAGTCAGAGCGCTTTTAATGATCTCGAAAATTTTGCTGATGCTTGGAAGAAGTACCTACAATTTTAGATCTCAActatacctgcaaaataagtttgtcttctaaaaatgccattttatttctttttttttgaaaatagttggatcgtttgtttttaactttgtgTTCATAtattaaatgtttcaatttttgtgttaaaatattttaagcaagCAGTTGCAACatattaatttacatttaatattttgttttcttaataaaatgttgacccgttttcgaaatatcgaattttgaaaaaagtatatgtttttaaaaatacaaaaagaaatgtttgatgCGATTAtcaactttattatcaaaataatataagaggttgtgcagaaaataaattactcaaatcGGTTCATGAGTTCCTGAGCAACACTTAGACGGAATGGAATCATGACAAGTGGCAAATCAACGCTACTTATCGGCAAATTGGCAAAGCTTGTGGATAGTATATATTGATTACTGTAGGCCAGCCtcatattcgaaaaaaattgtagatttgTTGATGAGAACAACGAGTTAGTTTTTCGAGTCCCAGATGATGcagcattttgttcttttatgtAGTCCCCAAACGGTACAGGCTTCATTTCACCAATAGAGAAAAACATTGTTTGAGGTCCACATCACttactttggaaatatgtaagtttaaaatatttcccaagGTTTTGAAAGCAAACTGACTTTCTTGCGAGAAACAGCTCTCTGTGGTAAActatgatataaaaataaaccactaGACTGACTACCGTTTTTGTATGACAACATTGACAacttacaaaacttaaaattggtcATGAAgcacgaaaaaaaattataaatacaaaaaaaaataaataagttctgAATTTAGGGtttaattgtttgtgtatttatttgCCAACTttataaaatcttatttttttagatcgacttgcaaaatttaaaaaaattcaactgcaACAATGGAACAGCCTGCAACAACCTACGCGGTGTATTCAACTGTTCAAATGGTAAGTCTTTACATATTTGTGTTTTCGAACATACGTAAATTGCATGTCACTAAAGCCCTATAACATCACCCTTGGGTCACTCAAACATGCCAATCAATTAGTTTATCTACGTACGTGCATATGTTTGTAAATAGCCAAACATCCTGtctatttgtttttatcatCTACGACCACTAACCAACCAACTAACCCCACATTCCATTTCTAGGACACTGCAAGAATATGTCAGAATTTTTCCTATGCCATCACAAGGCTGACGGGCCCACACTCAATTCTGAAAAGGACAACACAAAGCTAAACGGCTTCTTTGAATGCAGAGGTATTCAGTGTACGAAAATAAAGAAGCCCTTCCTATGTGACCGCTATTGCTCCAAGATaactacaacaaaaattaatgtccTGCTGATGCAAGTGCGTATGTTTTTGGCACTTTGACCTTTTGAGACACAGaggcaacaaaaacacaaacttcACCAAGAAACACAAAgacaagaaaaaatgtaaacattaaaaattctatttcatTCCAGGACAACAATCTTGTGACTGCGGAATGTGAGCACGGAGTGGCATTTAATGAAGCCCGAGGCCCCAACAAGGGAGTCCGCATACCACCCACCGATTTCTGGAAAGAAGATGATGGCGATTTGTTGGCAAATTGTATGACTGTAGCAAAAGATGGCGACAAAATTGTGTAAGCTTATACCTAtctatgtttttgtatttgtttttcctttggAGGCTCATATTGTATAAAAAGACACAAATATTTATGCCTGCAATGCTATGATAAAATTTAACGGatgttattttctgttttttatttaatattttttgatggGGTATATAGAGCTACCGACTGCCTTAATGGAACACTTCTAGACCACGACATTTTCCCACATCCCTTCATGAATTTCACCCAATTTTGGGAAATTTACGACaaaagcaacaatattttagaTCCAGACCAGAGATTTTTGCCAAAACAAGACAACCTTACAATTTATAGTTCGAAGAAATTGTTCATTAACCTGGAAGGATGCGTGAATACGCTTCGAGGGGAATGTAAGGACTTTGTTGCTCGATATGGTAGTGATGGTGATAATGATACAGCCCAATCAAGATATCAATGTTTTTACAATAAGGTATATAAGTTTGAAGAAATGGGAATGGATATTATTAGTTTTGACACTGACACGTTTTTGACAGTGAAATTTAAGAAGTTTCATTTACAATGAcgtataaataaattgttatttttgtattttgattttatgataACAGGCCGAATCAGTTCCTTTTGTGGTTGCACGATTTGATTTGGATAAAACATACAAGGAGCTACTGATAGCACTCATTCTTCCGATTGTCCTGTTTGTTCTTTCATCAATCTCGCTGTGTATTATAACAAATACAGTCAAGGTAAGTTTCGATAAGTtgcttcttttttgtaaaaaaaaaaaaggttcccataatatacatatttaagttttgaatttgacTCTTAAGCCCAACGGGCCCGAGCCGATCTAAACTCGACCGTATGTGAATCTTATTTCACCATCTAGCTAACTATCGCAGTCAATCTCATTCAATATATGAATAATATAATGTCTTTTTATTCTTACTGCATCAGTTATATAGGCTTATCATTTTCGAACATGTTTTtctgattttgtgtttttattttataaaattccttttttgtgTTCATTACATTTTGGCTTGTGctcgaaattaaaaatataaaaataatcaatctGGCAAAGTGGTTGTGGCTCTGTCGGGTATATGTATGCCGGGCAAAGTTTGGACCGTGTCCATTTAGTCGTGTATGTCCAACTTTAGTGGCTGTATAAGATTATTAAATTTACAGAAAATTTCCAGAACATTTTCGAACACGTCCTTTTAATTTAAAGTGGCCtacaaattgaaacttttataaAGTGCCCTGAGCACTTTAAACCTTATACATATCTCTTTTTTCTTATAGTTGACATTTGTCATAAAAACGTTCGAAAAATTCAGGTGTGGCacacattaaaaaaactgattatTTGCAGTTTCTTTGTTAACTccggaatgttttttttacgaaataatCTGGAAGcaacttgtaatttttttcgTGGCAATATGAGTTAGGAgacttattatttttctgtgGTATCTTTTTGTTGTCCTCTTAATAACCTTTTAAATGAGTTCTGTatcatgatttttaaaaactataaagtgTACCcacaatttttaatgatgtttctttttgatttttacaaaaccgAGTTTCCGAATTTCAAAAAACCGTGTCACGAATTTCGTTCCTCATGCAAagttgcatacaatttttcacaACAGACGTATTCGGCAACAACTTTTGttcgtaaaagtttccgattacgatgaaatttttaaaatgctgattgttttacatttttcttcaagCTTAAAATGCTGCAAAAAGTATATAGAAcgttttttatcattttgttaaatcgtttaaaattacctgagatttcaattttaatgtcaaatccgatattgaaattcaattttgtggATAAATCAAAATTGTAGACAGTTACTGacgcattttaaaaatatgggttACATTTGGCCAGTTTacttatatttctaagatcttAGAGATTTCTGTATTCTcagaaatgtaaacaaaatttctcatacaaatttctCAGTTTTGCCGTCAGAAATCTGAGAAAATAGATTGTATAGTTCAATTTCTCAGGAATTCTCTATCGCACAATCCgaaaaggaagaaaagaaatgaaaaactcATTTGATTACTAGGTGAGAATGAATAgtgaattgtgtttatatttcattctcTAATTCTTTCACCATGATGGAGAAAATTCTCAGATATCAGAAAtccaatttgaaaaacttaaagtttaacTGTAAACTCACCCTTGAACTGTCAATATCAAATTATTCGCAgtaaaaacgaaattttaaatattctaaattcTAAGTGTTGAATCGCATATCCTGCTCCTTCTTGAACTTTGGAACTTACATAAAACCTACATATCGCTTTTctcaaaaaaagtatatatctTTTCTTTCCATGAAGTCAACAAAAATGTGAGTAAAAACGCGAAAATGGAATTGATTGATTACTTTGGGAAAACCACccaaaatcaaatatttgtatataagcTGTCTTCAACTAAAGTAAACagacattttcttatttttctattgaaagTTCCTTTATGTATAGTTTcttctatgtacatatgtatctatttaTAGTGAATAAGTAAACAATTGACAATTGTATATATGCatgcttttaatattatttacttcttttattttgtttgtttttggaaaaaaaggttGGTGATGATGCAAAGATGCGATGTGTTTGCTCAGCAGATGATTCAGATGGAGATGGAGCAATGAGTATGGGACTAAGAAACCAAAATGGACGATATCAAGATGAAGATTGTCCGATGGGATTAGCAGATTTGCCAGTGAGTATATAATAAAGCTATGTCTGCTTATATCTATGTTTGGTAACTTGTCTTTCAACTGAAAGGAATCggcttcatttattttttatttttataaaaataactgacttcgatttttgtaaaaaaaaaattgatagctATTCTATCGATCCCAATAGCTTGAGATTTTAATATATTCTTTTGTTCAGATCTGTTAATTTAcatgtccaaaacaattttaatgacaaaaaatgcaaatttagtGAGCTTACTTTTGGAATGAATAAGTAGATATTTACACCAAGAGCAGAGTGACTACCCACACCAattctttaataattatttttaaaagggtTGAAAGCAATATGTATCGTTGGAAACATATAGAACCATCAATTGTTGATTATGAATCTTACAAAACAGTAGGAGTAATAAGAGTTAAGTCATAGGTCATACGTCAATATACGTCACTTATCTAACcctaaaagaattaaattcaagACAATCTTAATGTCAATTTGCTAAATGTTCACCAAttaagtatatattttaaaaatgttaatcttttttttaagtgtgcgtgttaaataaaacacaaatcaaacaaacctaagTGTGCTAAACGAacctattaatttaaaatgtcacaAACTTTTAAGTCGTATGGAATTCTTATAATATTAAGAgttgttttttaacttattaaaatttatcGAGCATTTTCCTATATCCCTTAGAATATTACACAAATGTGTTAAGTATActcttttgtattaaataaggGTTTCTGCATTCTTTTGTCTGGTTTCAGTCAAGGAAATTTTCTTGTTCgtacctacatacattttaaaatatacgacgtttgaaactattttgtacaatttaatAAAGACTTTTCCAATAAGAGTTAACAAAATAGAgtattttctaaagaaataatattcattttaaagaagaagaaaccatattctttttatgaaattttccatgaataataaagaaaataaatcatataGGTGATCAAATCTTCGAGATACGGtataatatgtttttcttgtgaAATTCCGATTGTTTCGTTTAGAGTcgtcttgttaaaaattaacgtCATTTAGTGCGTTTTTGATGTGTgcatctatttttattaatggcgCAATTTTTACTTGTGAAATGTAAAAAGACCacaacttcaaaattaaatttgaagttctTCTTATCATAAAAGACGTGTGGTTTTTCATCTgatggcaatacttttttggaactagtctttttgacagctgtcacttgatttatgcatagttttgtttatcatttcataatgaatagaCTTATAATGTTTGGAAATCgtgcaaatttattacaattggTTTACTgtataaaatttttggtgagAGCTGTACCTTTCGTCTTCGGTGGAATGTGTCGTGCAATTTAATACCGctggactatttttttgtaaggttaTGTGAATTTGCTTGTCTAAACATATAACATTGAGGCGACTGACCTCTTGAAAGAGTATATTCGAGGCGTTATTGCTGGCAGGGTTCCAATTACTGCAATAAGCGCTCGAAAAATGGGCCTCTCGGATTGAATTTATTTGACCAAACACTTcccgaaataatttttaaaacataaactggtgtgatggttagtgcgaagGTCTGTCATGTAAAATGTCTTGGATTCGAGCCTGTGCCACCAAAAGTTTTCTTTACGGGGACTGCcttttgtgaggaattgacaaaatcaCCAAGAGAAGGAATTCTTAGATcagatcaaaaaaaataatctacaaATCACGAAAAATGTTGTGTACCTTGGattcaaaataagtaaattgctactttttgtttgcaatttcatTAAATGAGCAAAATGCAGATATTGACACTCAATAATCCTATTTCACTACATTTGAGTAACAAAAATTTGAtcgagaaaaacaaatattgcaaaCAGCGAATtgcaatttaatattaatttgtattaatttaaagtttgtttttatcgtAAATATCAGCAATTCTTTGTAGATTCAAATTGTTTTCTTGTAGATTatgaatcgttttttttttttaatctacaaACACAAGTGGTAAATTTCAACCCTTATTTTCTTAGACTTCGACCAAATACATTAGTTTGCAAATGACACCTAATGTTTCgatactcttttttttaaattgcaacttttgagtTGTAATTTGAAACAGGTTATTCAGCATTTTGCAATTGACAGTCACAGTTTTAATACTTAGTTAtctttaaattgcaacttttgagtcctaatatgcaatatttttgttttttgtattgtcAGGGATATTTTTTCAGTTGATGGCACGCCGAATTAAAACTTCCTGTATGCAAGTtgcaatgaaaatatttgagagaataataatttataaaatgcaaaatatataaaagaaagacatatttgaaagatttattttttttattgtttttgacttatttctagaaatacaaatttagaaaattgaaattaaaatatattatactagttttattaatttttagtagGTGTTATCAATCGTGGTCCTTCTGAGATTTTATAAGCTGGTCATGCTTGAATTAAATCTGAAACGTTTTCAAGGCTATTTCTTCAGCACGTTCCTTTTGTGTGGTCTTTCACTTGTTTTCCAAGATGGCAAATGGCGTGGAGTGTGTTTTTAAGCACTTTTTGTCGTCGGATTGGGACAAATCTAACgtataaacaacaattttcaaaattaaacaaaaaacacacaaactaTGTTTATACTTTTTCAAACCTTCTCTTTTTTAGGAAGTTTCTTTCTTACTTCTACAATCATATTCCCTTTAGTTTGTTcggtaaaataaaacaaatattaaaagaagAACAATTAATTTCTTCTCTATAtagcttttttatatttttgtacactaCTAACCACAAACGCAATATAATAACCCACGCGCGATTTATATTGATTTGAGGATTGAGAAGGTTTAAATCACCGTATACATTTCCCAAAACAAGATTAATGAgtagtcaaattaaattatttctccAGTAGGAGATTGCGACTCTAAAGTTGCAATTTACTTTGATTTCAACAAGCTCGAAATATgacttttgataataattacaaaatgatacaattttgtattttcgagTATTTGAATGCTTAATTACACCTTTTTAATTagtgatttttcaattctttccgTGATcggattaaaactgtaggtctcctctatccctgataacattactcgtATACAGgactggttgagagttgtaaatcactaagACCTGGTTCTCTACAGACTACTGCTCCAACCTGTATCTTTATGATAAATCTTAACTGTAGTCAATAACATTCAGgtatatttgttttatcttttctaGAAAACTGCACAAgcctttaaaaacacaaatctttaATAGTCCATCTTAAGACCATACTAATAATAAACCAGACCGTATATCGTATATCGAATCGCAGACAttgtgtttgttttcaattctctagcctaataaataaaataaaagaatttgtttaaatgcaAACTGCTTTGACACG
This window contains:
- the LOC129945905 gene encoding uncharacterized protein LOC129945905 gives rise to the protein MGRRKNKPRLIPEQDKRICGSICFCQLTMVLSCVSIVYLSVAVYSPSFQAFKSGFEPDPVMCQTVDIQMPNNCPWASCGEWCLTKTSGFCPQIHSVVRRNGTDIQLNNCTRITTTSCPMIDLQNLKKFNCNNGTACNNLRGVFNCSNGHCKNMSEFFLCHHKADGPTLNSEKDNTKLNGFFECRGIQCTKIKKPFLCDRYCSKITTTKINVLLMQDNNLVTAECEHGVAFNEARGPNKGVRIPPTDFWKEDDGDLLANCMTVAKDGDKIVATDCLNGTLLDHDIFPHPFMNFTQFWEIYDKSNNILDPDQRFLPKQDNLTIYSSKKLFINLEGCVNTLRGECKDFVARYGSDGDNDTAQSRYQCFYNKAESVPFVVARFDLDKTYKELLIALILPIVLFVLSSISLCIITNTVKVGDDAKMRCVCSADDSDGDGAMSMGLRNQNGRYQDEDCPMGLADLPEDQPTDSHEMIGSTKSLIPISPCEETADNAFHDEKSSKCDAPEKPLVVI